The DNA window GAACGGTTTGCTCACGCCCTCTCTGAAGAAAAAACGCCGAAATATCCGACAGCGCTACGACGAACGAATCGAGGATATCTATTCGAGCAACTGATCACCCGGAGTCAACGACGCGAACCGTCGTCTCGTCGTACAATCCTTTTTCGACGGCGTTGTCGACGTTGAGTCCCGCTCCGATCGTGTACGTTCCTGGTTCGGCAGGTATCCATTTAGACGCTGTGACGCGAAACAGCTGTTCCCACCGTCGTTCGAAGCGCTTACGCTCACCACGCCCGAACCGAAACGCTCCCGGTTCGTCGGGAGGGTCCCGGATCGACGCACGCGTTGCTTCGGTCTCTCCGTCGACGTTCCACGTCCACAGGATCGGCGAGCGTGTTCGGAAGGTGACCGGAACCGGCAGCGCGTTGGCCATCGTGACCCGAAACGGTATCGTCGCCCCTAGCGGGAACTCCTCGCTTGGCGTCGCCACCGATACCGAGACGGCCTGGTTGCGGAGCCAGCCGGGAAGTAGCCGTCGGCTTAACGCAGTCGTGTTCACCGACGGCACCGCTTGAAACGGCGTCTGGGAACGTCGCTGACTCGGAGTAAACTGCTCTTCGTCGTCCCGGTGGAGAGCTTCGGACTCGTAGATCCGACGCATACCCTCGCCAAGCGTCGTGCCAGCTAAAACGTTCGGAGTGATTAGTTTTCGACGATGGCGTCGGTCCCGCTGTCCGAGTCGGCATTGTCAAACCCACTGTCGTACAGCAGACAGGCGATTCGGTGTGTGTCGTCAGCTCGGTAGTGGTCTGGTGTACTGCGTTCACACGGAGAGACGAACGCCCCGAGCCGATCGGTTGCGTCCGCGATTTCGCCCGCATGAAGACGATCGATCGCCTCCGAGAGGATCGTTTCTGCTTCCGGATCACTCAGCTCACGGGGCAGCGAGAACTCCTCACGGATCAGCCTGTCAAGTCGATCGTTCGAAATCGCTGAGCGATCCACGTCTACCGCTCCGTCGTCAGAGGTTGTGAGCGATTCGACGCTTTCTGTGTTGCCCGCGTGCAGTTTGAGATCCACGATCGAGCGCCACTCTGTCTGGGTGAGATCGTACTCCTTGGATTGGATGATCCGTGGACACCGGGTGTGGAACCGACAGCCCGACGGTGGATTGATCGGCGATGGAACGGTGCCAGAAAGGGTAATCCGTTCACTTTCCCACAGCGGATCGGGTTCGGGAATCGCCGACAACAGAGCCTCCGTGTAGGGATGGTGAGGTGGGGAGAACACCGCTTGGGTCGGTCCGACCTCTGCGATTTCTCCGAGATACATCACCGCGACACGATCGGAGATGTGCTCGACGACGCTCAGATCGTGAGCGATGAAGATGTACGACAGTCCGAACTCGTCTTGAAGATCCTCTAGTAGGTTGAGGATCTGGGCTTGCACGCTCACGTCGAGCGCGCTCACCGGCTCGTCACACACGATGATCTCCGGATCGACCGCGAGCGCGCGAGCGATCCCGATACGCTGACGCTGTCCACCTGAGAACTCGTGTGGATAGCGTCGCGTGTAATTCGCGCTCAACCCGACAGTTTCGAGCAGTTCACCGATCCGTTCGGTACGCTCTTGTCCCGTTGCAATCCCATGGACATCGAGCGGTTCGCCGATGATATCGCCGACGGTAAGCCGAGGATTCAGGCTGGCAAACGGATCCTGAAAGATGTACTGGAGATCCGTTTTAAGACGCCGGAGCTGCGTGTTCGAAACGTCCGTCAGCTCCTCGCCGCGGTAGTACACGTTTCCATCAGTCGGCTCTATCAACTGAAGGATCGATCGGCCAAGGGTAGTTTTCCCACAGCCGCTTTCACCGACGATTCCGAGCGTCTCTCCCTCGTGCAGTTCGAGATCGACGTCGTCGACCGCTTTCACCGTCTGTCCGCGCCCGAGCAGGCTATCGATGAATCCACTAGACGTGTCGTAGTACTTCTTCAGTCCCTCGACCCGCAGGATCGGGTCAGACTGCTTAGTCATCCCGACCATCTCCGGTCTGATGGGGTTTTTCCTCTGCGTCCGTCTGTTCGACGACGACTTCGTATTCCAGTCCTCCTGTGAGACCGTCGGTGTATTCGAGACAGGCCGCGAGGTGATCGTCGGGGCTCGTCGCTCCCTCATCGGTCTCGACGTCGATCAACGAGGGCTCGGTACGCGAGCAGCTCTCTTCGGCGAACGGACACCGCGGGTGAAAGCTACACCCCGGCGGGAGTTCCACGAGATCCGGCATGGTTCCCGGGATCGTCTGGAGGCGATCGCGGTCGTCGCCCACTCGCGGGATCGAACTCATCAGTCCGACCGTGTAGGGGTGTTTCGGATCGTAGTACAACTCCTCGACGGGCGCTTTTTCGACGGGCTTGCCGGCGTACATCACCATCACCCGGTCACACAGCTCCGCGATGACGCCCAAGTCGTGGGTGATCAACTGGATCGCGGTGTCGAACTCCTCGGCGAGCTCTTCGATCTCGGCCAAGATCTGGGCCTCGATGGTCACGTCAAGCGCGGTCGTCGGCTCATCGCAGATGAGCAGCTCCGGATCGCACGATAGCGCCATGGCGATCACCGCCCGCTGTTGCATTCCACCGGAAAACTCGTGGGGATAATCGGAGTATCTTGCTTTTGCTTCCGGAATGTTCACGGTGTCGAGTAGCTCGATCGTCCGCTCTTTTGCCTCCCGGTCGTCGTAGCCGAGGTGGTAACGGATCGCCTCGGAAATCTGTTCACCCACGGTGTACACCGGATTGAGCGCGGTCTGAGCGTCCTGAAACACCATCGCGATCTCGCTGCCACGGATCGAACGAACCTCCGTTTCGGTCATTTCGAGGACGTTTCGATCCTTGAACCGGATCTCGCCGCTCGTGATCCGTCCCGGACGCTCGATGAGCCGCATCAACGAGAGAGCGGTGACGCTCTTTCCTGCGCCGCTTTCGCCGACGACGCCGAATTTCTCCCCGCGCTCGATGGAGTAGCTCAACCCGTCGACAGCGGTGACGACGCCCTCTTGGGTGTAGAACTCGACGGTCAGATCCTCGACTTCGAGCAGCGCCATCAGGCACCCCCCTGATCGTCCATCGTCGCTGCTTGGGCATCGAGCGCGTCGTTGATGCCGTCACCGATCATGTTCATCGCCATCACGAACAGGAAAATCGCCATTCCCGGATACACCGTTGCCCACCACGGGATCTGTCCGTCAGGGCCTTGGATGAGCGTCTCGCGGGTCGCGTCCAACATCGTTCCCCACTCGGCGGTGC is part of the Halocatena salina genome and encodes:
- a CDS encoding ABC transporter ATP-binding protein gives rise to the protein MTKQSDPILRVEGLKKYYDTSSGFIDSLLGRGQTVKAVDDVDLELHEGETLGIVGESGCGKTTLGRSILQLIEPTDGNVYYRGEELTDVSNTQLRRLKTDLQYIFQDPFASLNPRLTVGDIIGEPLDVHGIATGQERTERIGELLETVGLSANYTRRYPHEFSGGQRQRIGIARALAVDPEIIVCDEPVSALDVSVQAQILNLLEDLQDEFGLSYIFIAHDLSVVEHISDRVAVMYLGEIAEVGPTQAVFSPPHHPYTEALLSAIPEPDPLWESERITLSGTVPSPINPPSGCRFHTRCPRIIQSKEYDLTQTEWRSIVDLKLHAGNTESVESLTTSDDGAVDVDRSAISNDRLDRLIREEFSLPRELSDPEAETILSEAIDRLHAGEIADATDRLGAFVSPCERSTPDHYRADDTHRIACLLYDSGFDNADSDSGTDAIVEN
- a CDS encoding ABC transporter ATP-binding protein → MALLEVEDLTVEFYTQEGVVTAVDGLSYSIERGEKFGVVGESGAGKSVTALSLMRLIERPGRITSGEIRFKDRNVLEMTETEVRSIRGSEIAMVFQDAQTALNPVYTVGEQISEAIRYHLGYDDREAKERTIELLDTVNIPEAKARYSDYPHEFSGGMQQRAVIAMALSCDPELLICDEPTTALDVTIEAQILAEIEELAEEFDTAIQLITHDLGVIAELCDRVMVMYAGKPVEKAPVEELYYDPKHPYTVGLMSSIPRVGDDRDRLQTIPGTMPDLVELPPGCSFHPRCPFAEESCSRTEPSLIDVETDEGATSPDDHLAACLEYTDGLTGGLEYEVVVEQTDAEEKPHQTGDGRDD